From a single Pseudophryne corroboree isolate aPseCor3 chromosome 6, aPseCor3.hap2, whole genome shotgun sequence genomic region:
- the BBS10 gene encoding Bardet-Biedl syndrome 10 protein isoform X1, whose protein sequence is MLGITARYLEVLQPMRMQGHVKDLDINKILQVAESLENIVCRCFGPDGGQVLFMKSTGDLLITKDGRRILEYLLLDHPVARMIVNSASRHYSVTGDGVKSFVLLLCAVLRELQATADRHEGLLLSGNPTVNTRYQRQGHVLRRISNMLLTFQTRVLEHIIAKHLCPHFLSVFSNIKGDITLCRTSIQQTLDAYFCGRVGCNNRMFVSRLACDYLYSCLLDINKIYDVVSLVSKSFDDLHTEVPGLPVDNSRILPGLVLRRPFSVYCPAEGELHALIVTEQIHQSLSASDIGFVVSSGVQLQVSQQYVRERTERILKQLQNNHIKLIFSSVKQQEIVLFYAKLSGISIVDCLTSEEIGVLCTITGTSPLSKPLGDVLLSDTFLATSCRPLLIGCNKYVHLIVSGSSAFKPHSLVFCGPVKGLSEQLAASFHGSFMMLSQLFQPLDATWEQPSNSPCNCLPNRSVLAQKQNQHCSKCQNDFTGERTEQAIVTHCSVEKDVHKCTVGDCITKLSTGNMWLSQVEGKGQHDAWTEGSTDTATQIPPASFQNVGLVLPGGGSFEMLLQHHLHNFAKTCQEADLAMISAMFGNALLCIPRQIYQARNRNKCFPLFYSKYTDRLQKQNWLDLTQTGLESVSCKYQLVASVLHCISKLVSINMIVAIKREPKTSVSEETDEDI, encoded by the exons ATGTTGGGCATAACTGCTAGGTATCTGGAGGTTCTGCAG CCAATGAGAATGCAGGGACATGTAAAAGATCTGGATATCAATAAAATCCTGCAAGTGGCTGAATCTTTGGAGAACATTGTATGTCGCTGTTTTGGACCTGATGGAGGACAGGTTCTATTTATGAAATCCACTGGTGATCTTCTTATTACTAAAGATGGAAGAAGAATACTGGAGTACCTTTTATTGGACCACCCTGTTGCAAG AATGATCGTGAACTCTGCCTCCAGGCATTACAGTGTTACTGGTGATGGTGTGAAATCCTTTGTTCTACTGCTGTGTGCAGTCCTCCGAGAGCTCCAGGCGACAGCTGATAGACATGAAGGTCTGCTTTTATCTGGGAACCCAACAGTGAACACGCGATATCAAAGGCAAGGTCATGTGTTAAGAAGGATCAGCAATATGCTGTTGACTTTCCAGACCCGAGTTCTGGAGCACATCATAGCAAAACACCTCTGTCCccattttctttctgttttttcaaATATAAAAGGAGATATTACTTTGTGTAGAACCTCTATACAGCAAACACTGGACGCCTATTTCTGTGGAAGAGTTGGATGTAACAACCGGATGTTTGTTAGTAGACTGGCCTGTGATTATCTGTACAGCTGTTTACTAGACATTAATAAGATTTATGATGTAGTCAGTTTAGTGAGCAAAAGCTTCGATGACCTGCACACCGAAGTTCCAGGACTGCCAGTAGATAATTCCAGGATATTACCTGGTTTAGTACTGCGCCGGCCTTTTTCTGTGTATTGTCCAGCAGAGGGAGAACTGCATGCACTAATTGTGACAGAGCAGATCCATCAGTCTCTGTCTGCATCTGACATAGGATTTGTCGTCTCTTCAGGTGTTCAGCTTCAGGTTTCACAGCAATACGTAAGGGAAAGGACTGAACGTATATTAAAACAATTGCAGAATAACCATATCAAGCTAATATTCTCAAGTGTTAAGCAACAAGAAATTGTACTTTTCTATGCAAAACTGAGCGGGATATCTATAGTAGACTGCCTAACATCAGAAGAGATTGGTGTTCTGTGCACGATTACTGGGACATCACCACTGTCCAAACCACTGGGTGATGTTCTTCTATCTGACACTTTTCTAGCAACAAGTTGCAGACCACTTCTAATTGGGTGCAACAAGTATGTACATCTTATTGTAAGTGGTTCATCGGCCTTCAAGCCACACAGCCTTGTGTTTTGTGGGCCTGTTAAAGGTCTAAGTGAGCAGCTTGCTGCTTCTTTTCATGGCTCTTTTATGATGCTCAGTCAGTTGTTTCAGCCGTTAGATGCGACTTGGGAACAGCCATCAAATAGTCCATGCAATTGCTTACCAAATAGAAGTGTGTTAGCACAAAAACAAAACCAGCATTGCAGCAAGTGCCAGAATGACTTCACAGGTGAGAGGACTGAACAGGCTATTGTAACGCACTGCTCAGTAGAAAAGGACGTTCACAAATGTACAGTTGGTGACTGCATAACCAAATTAAGCACAGGTAATATGTGGTTAAGTCAAGTGGAGGGAAAAGGCCAACATGATGCATGGACCGAAGGCTCTACAGATACTGCTACACAAATACCGCCTGCATCATTTCAGAATGTTGGGCTGGTACTGCCAGGTGGGGGATCATTTGAAATGTTATTACAGCATCATTTACATAACTTTGCAAAAACATGTCAGGAGGCGGACCTAGCAATGATCTCTGCTATGTTTGGAAATGCTCTCTTGTGTATTCCCAGGCAAATCTACCAAGCAAGGAATAGAAATAAATGTTTTCCACTGTTTTATTCAAAATATACTGATAGATTACAAAAACAAAACTGGCTAGATTTGACACAAACTGGCCTTGAATCTGTCTCCTGCAAGTACCAATTAGTGGCTTCAGTTCTCCATTGCATTAGTAAACTTGTGAGCAtaaacatgattgttgctataaagagaGAACCGAAAACCAGTGTGAGTGAAGAAACAGATGAGGATATCTGA
- the BBS10 gene encoding Bardet-Biedl syndrome 10 protein isoform X2, giving the protein MRMQGHVKDLDINKILQVAESLENIVCRCFGPDGGQVLFMKSTGDLLITKDGRRILEYLLLDHPVARMIVNSASRHYSVTGDGVKSFVLLLCAVLRELQATADRHEGLLLSGNPTVNTRYQRQGHVLRRISNMLLTFQTRVLEHIIAKHLCPHFLSVFSNIKGDITLCRTSIQQTLDAYFCGRVGCNNRMFVSRLACDYLYSCLLDINKIYDVVSLVSKSFDDLHTEVPGLPVDNSRILPGLVLRRPFSVYCPAEGELHALIVTEQIHQSLSASDIGFVVSSGVQLQVSQQYVRERTERILKQLQNNHIKLIFSSVKQQEIVLFYAKLSGISIVDCLTSEEIGVLCTITGTSPLSKPLGDVLLSDTFLATSCRPLLIGCNKYVHLIVSGSSAFKPHSLVFCGPVKGLSEQLAASFHGSFMMLSQLFQPLDATWEQPSNSPCNCLPNRSVLAQKQNQHCSKCQNDFTGERTEQAIVTHCSVEKDVHKCTVGDCITKLSTGNMWLSQVEGKGQHDAWTEGSTDTATQIPPASFQNVGLVLPGGGSFEMLLQHHLHNFAKTCQEADLAMISAMFGNALLCIPRQIYQARNRNKCFPLFYSKYTDRLQKQNWLDLTQTGLESVSCKYQLVASVLHCISKLVSINMIVAIKREPKTSVSEETDEDI; this is encoded by the exons ATGAGAATGCAGGGACATGTAAAAGATCTGGATATCAATAAAATCCTGCAAGTGGCTGAATCTTTGGAGAACATTGTATGTCGCTGTTTTGGACCTGATGGAGGACAGGTTCTATTTATGAAATCCACTGGTGATCTTCTTATTACTAAAGATGGAAGAAGAATACTGGAGTACCTTTTATTGGACCACCCTGTTGCAAG AATGATCGTGAACTCTGCCTCCAGGCATTACAGTGTTACTGGTGATGGTGTGAAATCCTTTGTTCTACTGCTGTGTGCAGTCCTCCGAGAGCTCCAGGCGACAGCTGATAGACATGAAGGTCTGCTTTTATCTGGGAACCCAACAGTGAACACGCGATATCAAAGGCAAGGTCATGTGTTAAGAAGGATCAGCAATATGCTGTTGACTTTCCAGACCCGAGTTCTGGAGCACATCATAGCAAAACACCTCTGTCCccattttctttctgttttttcaaATATAAAAGGAGATATTACTTTGTGTAGAACCTCTATACAGCAAACACTGGACGCCTATTTCTGTGGAAGAGTTGGATGTAACAACCGGATGTTTGTTAGTAGACTGGCCTGTGATTATCTGTACAGCTGTTTACTAGACATTAATAAGATTTATGATGTAGTCAGTTTAGTGAGCAAAAGCTTCGATGACCTGCACACCGAAGTTCCAGGACTGCCAGTAGATAATTCCAGGATATTACCTGGTTTAGTACTGCGCCGGCCTTTTTCTGTGTATTGTCCAGCAGAGGGAGAACTGCATGCACTAATTGTGACAGAGCAGATCCATCAGTCTCTGTCTGCATCTGACATAGGATTTGTCGTCTCTTCAGGTGTTCAGCTTCAGGTTTCACAGCAATACGTAAGGGAAAGGACTGAACGTATATTAAAACAATTGCAGAATAACCATATCAAGCTAATATTCTCAAGTGTTAAGCAACAAGAAATTGTACTTTTCTATGCAAAACTGAGCGGGATATCTATAGTAGACTGCCTAACATCAGAAGAGATTGGTGTTCTGTGCACGATTACTGGGACATCACCACTGTCCAAACCACTGGGTGATGTTCTTCTATCTGACACTTTTCTAGCAACAAGTTGCAGACCACTTCTAATTGGGTGCAACAAGTATGTACATCTTATTGTAAGTGGTTCATCGGCCTTCAAGCCACACAGCCTTGTGTTTTGTGGGCCTGTTAAAGGTCTAAGTGAGCAGCTTGCTGCTTCTTTTCATGGCTCTTTTATGATGCTCAGTCAGTTGTTTCAGCCGTTAGATGCGACTTGGGAACAGCCATCAAATAGTCCATGCAATTGCTTACCAAATAGAAGTGTGTTAGCACAAAAACAAAACCAGCATTGCAGCAAGTGCCAGAATGACTTCACAGGTGAGAGGACTGAACAGGCTATTGTAACGCACTGCTCAGTAGAAAAGGACGTTCACAAATGTACAGTTGGTGACTGCATAACCAAATTAAGCACAGGTAATATGTGGTTAAGTCAAGTGGAGGGAAAAGGCCAACATGATGCATGGACCGAAGGCTCTACAGATACTGCTACACAAATACCGCCTGCATCATTTCAGAATGTTGGGCTGGTACTGCCAGGTGGGGGATCATTTGAAATGTTATTACAGCATCATTTACATAACTTTGCAAAAACATGTCAGGAGGCGGACCTAGCAATGATCTCTGCTATGTTTGGAAATGCTCTCTTGTGTATTCCCAGGCAAATCTACCAAGCAAGGAATAGAAATAAATGTTTTCCACTGTTTTATTCAAAATATACTGATAGATTACAAAAACAAAACTGGCTAGATTTGACACAAACTGGCCTTGAATCTGTCTCCTGCAAGTACCAATTAGTGGCTTCAGTTCTCCATTGCATTAGTAAACTTGTGAGCAtaaacatgattgttgctataaagagaGAACCGAAAACCAGTGTGAGTGAAGAAACAGATGAGGATATCTGA